From the genome of Salvelinus namaycush isolate Seneca chromosome 1, SaNama_1.0, whole genome shotgun sequence:
ccctgttactttatttggcacttaataggtaCTTACTATAGTCTTTTTTTATAACCTCTTGAGATaagatttttatatttttattaagttgaacatcaATGTTAGATGAAATGAAAAGTGTTTTTTCAACAAGTTACACTACCCAAAAGGGACTCATTTCTTGGAACAACCCAGTAGTAAATCTCTCAGTGATTGATGCCTCAGTGTTTCCCAACAGGCTTTCGGCAACGCCAAAACACTGAAGAATGACAACTCTAGTCGCTTTGGAAAGTACATGGATATCCAGTTTGACATCCAAGTAAGGAATGATGGAGACTATGGGCTTATGTTCTTATAGTGAGCAGACGACATGAGTATTGGTTTTTCCTTGAAACACTTTTGCTCCACTTGATTTTGATGGAACAAAGCAATTCTATTTAACCCAGGACCCATATTCACAAAGCTTGTCAGTGTAGGAGTTTCCCAGGtcaccactcctactctgagacgatTTGTTAATTCAGGTCCAGGTCTGGTAAGCAGTTCATTGAGGCTAATTGATAATTGATCACGTTTACCCTCCAGGGGGATGCCGTGGGGGGCCATATCCTGAGCTACCTGCTGGAGAAGTCCCGAGTGGTCCACCAGAACCACGGAGAGAGGAACTTCCACATCTTCTACCAGCtggtggagggaggggaggaagaccTGCTGCATCAGCTAGGCCTCGAGAGCAACTGCCAGTACTACAGTTACTTGGTGCAAGTATGGGCAACCACTGTGGTCCATTGATTGGCTAGCTAGGGCTAGGCTAACTGCCACTATATAATGGCAACTCCTTCTCTCAAATAGGACGAGTGTGCCAATGTGACCTCAATCAATGACAAGAACGACTGGAAGACGGTGAGAAACGCCCTGTCCGTCATCGACTTTGACGAGAGTGATATACAAGTGAGTTGCTGTCACACTGTTTGTGGAAACAGCTTTTGTGATGACATTCATTCAAATGAGCTGTATATCTTATTGAAATATACTGTGCAGTACTAGGCTGCACATACTTTTGctttgtgtatatgtgtgtgtgaggggagctGCTTACACACAGCCGGCCACCATCCTAACCCTATTCCTAACCCTCACATGTCTGCATTCTCTGCAGCACCTATTTGGGATCATAGCAAGCGTCCTTCACTTAGGGAATGTGCAGTTTGAAGCTGACAGCAAAGGCTACGCCACGTTGAACAAGAACACAGAACTCCGCTGGGTGTCAACAGTAAGCCTTGTTATTCCTTGGACACTCCGCAACGACACCATGCCAAAGCCCTGGAGACCACAGTCTGCCTACACTTTGCTGACTTTGTGTTGCGTGTGATCATCTGTAGTTGCTGGGGATTAACGTTCAAGTACTGCAGGAGGGGCTGACATACAGGAAGATTGAGGCCAAAACAGATGAggtgagagagtgaggaggggTAATGACTGACTGAATTAACTAATTATTAATTAACTGCACTTACTAGTGGTAAACCCAGTACTCTTTCTCATTCATGATTTCAGCTGTTTCAATCAGATGTGAATTTGCATGCTCTTGTCAGGTTTGGAATTATGTAATGTTTTCCTTTTTAAAATCACCATCCAGGTGCTCAGCCCGTTCACAGTGGACCATGCCATCTATGCCAGAAATGCCCTGGCCAAAGCCATCTATGGACGCACCTTTACCTGGCTGGTCAATAAGATCAATGATTCCATGGAGAATAAGGTTAGCAGATACTGTAAGTGATAAGCTCATGTCAAGATGGAACAGGAGCCCTGGTGATCTGTGTGACTGACCACTGTTTCCTAAAACCTTTTTCGACAGGAACCGTCAAGGAAGACAGTCATTGGTCTCCTTGACATATATGGCTTTGAGGTTTTCTATGTCAACAGGTAGGTGGaaccagagccatatatttagagtTAGGACATTGATGTTTCCACATTTTTATGCATTTACATGACACAGTACAATCAAATAATTCCatatggcagccatgttagctccccatGGGCAATAGCAGTTTATGGAATTTTCTTAATTTTGAACAAAGCTATGTAACTGAACCTCTAAAATTAAAAGTAGAATCCAAATACTTGTCAtgaatggatcaattgaaagctCAATGGCATCAACATTGCGTCCGTTTTAAAAGTTGTCCGAActctatatatacagtgcattcggtaagtattcagaccgcttgactttttccacattttgttactttacagccttattctaaaattaattatatatatttttaattacatttttaaaatttaatatttttttttcctcatcaatctacacacaatgccctgtaatgacaaagcaaaaacaggtttttatacaatTTTgcaattaattaaaaatgaaaaactgaaatatcacatttacataagtattcagaccctttactcagtactttgttgaagaacctttggcagcgattacagccttgagtcttcttgggtatgacgctacaagcttggcacacctgtatttggggagtttctcccactcttctctgcagatactctcaagctctgtcaggttggatggggagtgtcactgcacagctattttcaggtctctccagagatgttcggtcgggttcaagtcccagctctggctgggccactcaaggaccttacgaaacttgtcccgaagccactcctgcattgtcttggctgtgtgcttagggtcgttgaaccgtcgccccagtctgaggtcctgagcgctctggagcaggtttttatcaaggatctctctgtactttgctccgttcatctttccctagatcctgactagtctcccagtccctgccgctgaaaaacatccccacagcatgattctgccaccaccatgcttcaccgtaggatggtgccaggtttcctccagacgtgacgcttggcattcaggccaaagagttcaatcttggtttcattaaacaagacaatcttgtttctcatgtcatgtgccttttactgaggagtggcttcggtctggcaactctaccataaaggcctgattggtggagtgctgcagagatggttgtctttctggaaggttctcccatctccacagaggaaatctagagctctatcagagtgaccatcgggttcttggtcacctccctgaccaaggcccttctccccggattgctcagtttggccgggcggccagctctaggaagagtcttggtggttccaaacttcttccatttaagaatgatgaaggccactgtgttcttggggaccttcaatgatgcagaaatgttttggtactcttccacagatctgtgcctcgacacaatcctgtctcggagctctacggacaattccttcgacctcactgcttggtttttgctctgatatgcactgtcaactgtgagatcttatatagacaggtgtgtgcctttccaaattatgtccaatcaattgaatttaccacaggtggactccaatcaagttgtagaaacatctcaaggatgatcaatggaaacaggatgcacctgagctcaatttcgagtctcttaTCAAAGTGTCTGAATAATTAAGTTAataaggtatttaaaaaaaaaaaaaaaaattatacatttgcaaaaatctctaaaaacctggttttgctttgtcattacggggtattttgtgtagattgatgagaacatTTTGTTCtttaatccatttttgaataagtctgttacataacaaaatgtggaaaaagggaatggGTCTGAACACttcccgaatgcattgtatagCTCTGGGTGGAACTAGGCTGTGCAGTAAATTGTAGAAAACTGGTGGGCTACATTTTAAGGTACACATCAATTGTTATCTGTTGTATGTCCATTCCAGTTTTGAGCAGTTCTGTATAAACTACTGCAACGAGAAACTGCAGCAGCTTTTTATCCAGCTGACCTTGAAGTCGGAGCAGGAGGAATACGAGGCAGAGGGCATTGGGGTACACGTAATTTTTCCACACACGGATATTTATCTATCCTAGTCTATCCGGTTCTATTTAGTCAACATGTGTAATATGGCATTTGTACCTTGTCATAGTATTACTTTGTTGTTATAGTTACTGTTGCATCCTGCAATGCCTTGTGTGTTTATGCTGAGTTTAGCTTAGGTAGTATTCCCGTAACTCACACGTCTTCCCATCACCTATTTCCTTTCATCTTCAGTGGGAGCCTGTCCAGTTCTTCAACAATAAGATTATCTGTGACTTAGTGGAGGAGAAACACAGGGGCATCATTTCAGTACTGGTGAGGAcacacaaatggcaccctattccctatctagtgcactacttttgatcaggactCAACCCATAGAGTAAATTAGTGATGCATGATGCATCCTATTGCTCTTGGGAAGGACATAGGCTGAAATGAAAGGGATGATCTTGTTGCTTTCTCAGGATGAAGAATGCCTGAGACCTGGAGAGGCCACTGACTTCACATTTCTGGAGAAGCTTGAGGAGAAAATGGGCAGTCACCCTCATTTCATCACGTGAGTTCAGCTATCTCCCTCGCTCCCCGAACCACAGTCCTGCATATGTACATGTTGACCACACACACGGATATACAACAGCGTTAATTCAACCTCTCTTATCACTTAAGTTCAAatccctaaccccccccccccacctcacgGGCAAAACATTTTGGTGGCTCCCTTCTTGACGGCAGAGAGAAAACATTTAATTTtcaagttaatttcctgcaattccacacatgtacatcatttgagtcaattggaggtgtacctgtggatgtatttcaaggcctaccttcaaacccagtgcctctttgcttgacatcatgggaaaatcaaaagaaatcagccaagacctcagaaaaaaattggttcatccttggaagcaatttccaaatgcctgaaggtaccacgttcatctgtacaaacaatagtacgcaagtataaacaccatggaaccacgcagccgtcataccgctcaggaaggagacgcattctgtctcctttggtgcgaaaagtgcaaatcaatcccagaacaacagcaaaggaccttgtgaagatgctggaggaaacaggtacaaaattatctatatccacagtaaaacgagtcctatatcgatataacctgaaaggctgctcagcaaggaagaagccactgctccaaaaccgccataaaaaagccagactacggtttgcaactgcacatggggacaaagattgtactttttggagaaatgtcctctggtctgatgaaacaaaaatataattgtttggccataatgaccatcgttatgtttggagggaaaatggggaggcttgcaagctgaagaacaccatcccaaccgtgaagcacgggggtggtagcatcatgttgtgggggtgctttgctgcaggagggtctggtgcacttcacaaaatagatggcatcatgaggaaagaaaattatgtggatatattgaagcaacatctcaagacatcagtcaggaagttaaagcttggtcgcaaatgggtcttccaaatggacaatgacccaaaggatacttccaaagttgtcgcacaatggcttaaggacaacaaagtcaaggtattggagtggccatcacaaagctctgacctcaatcccatagaaaatttgtgggcagaactgataaagcgtgtgcgagcaaggaggcctgcaaacctgactcagttacaccagctctgtcaggaggaatgggccaaaattcacccaacttattgtgtgaagcttgtggaaggctacccgaaacgtttgacccaagttaaacaattgaactgaaatactaattgagtgtatgtaaacttctgacccactgggaatgtgatgaaagaaataaaagctgcaataaatcattctctctaatattattctgacatttcacattttttaaataaagtggtgattctcaCTGgtctaagacagggcatttttactaggattgaatgtcaggaattgtgaaaagctgagtttaaatgtatttggctaaggtgtatgtaaacttcagacttcaactgtatatgcagtATATTATTTTTGGTGGTCTGGGGCCCCGTAACGTCCTGGGGCCCTAAGCAACCGTTTGTCACTTATGCCTGAAGCCGGCCCTGGATGGACCTCTTGTCCTATTCTGAACCTGTGAGTCGACACAGTAAGAAGGCTTAGGCTCTATCTTTAATTGCCTCTCactcttcatccctctcccccccccccccctctctctctgtcccattgACTGCAGGCACAAGTTGTCTGACAAGAAGATACGTAAGACGCTGGATAGGGGCGACTTTCGCCTTCTGCATTACGCTGGGGAGGTCACCTATGGCGTTGTGGGTAAGGGATCCCATGGTCTCAGGCCCAGTGGTGGCATTACCCTCCTCTTCAATGTCCCTACATGTCCTACTTGTAGATTTCACTGCCACTCTCACGTGTCCCTTCTCACTCACCACTCTTTCTCgcatgttgttgtttgtgtcatcccAGGGTTCATCGACAAAAACAATGACATGTTATACAGAAACATCAAAGATGTAAGTCTGCAGGTTTCTACTGATGGATTATGTGAGAcaggggaggaaggaaggaggggaggaggggggggggggggcagagaatgGGACTCTTTTCAATTGGTTCCTTAATTATTTACTCTCCTGTAGAAGTTTTGTAAATAATACAAGAGGAGGGGAATGCAGTGAATTTGCCCAATTGGTTTTGAGTATCCACTTTGatgcgtggtgtgtgtgtatgtgtgtacacagGTGATGCGGCAGTCTAAAAATGCCATAGTCAGAGAGTGCTTTGCTTCCACAGAGTCGGATAGCAGGCGGCGACCAGAGACGGTGAGAGCTCACCAAGTTTTCCCCACCACTTTCTTGTCTGTCCCCCTGAAGTCACAAtgacattgttttttcccccttgtACACTGCCTCAATAgtataacatattgtacagtataGCTGGATAGGAACACACAGTTTTCAGAATGACGGACAACTGAGAAAAGTAAAAGATGTCTCTGTGTTTATATTGGATTATTTATTGTCCCCTTATGCAGCATTTGAACGTCATTTACCTCTGTAACTGGCAGCCTGTTGTGGTCCATCATCCATGTGTATTTGACAGATAAACTGTTGGGGGACTCTACAACTGATCCCAGGCCTGTTTCTCTGTAGGTTGCTAGCCAGTTTAAGAGCAGTCTGCTGGGACTGACAGACATCCTCATGTCTAAGGAGCCCTGGTATGTGCGCTGCCTCAAATCCAACGAGTCCAAACAGCCAGGTGAGAGACCCTCTGACCTCCACCACGTGCACAATATCATCACCAGCTGGTGGTACTTCCAAACTTCAATCTACTTCaatctgtcaactgtgtttatgaAGCAATttctccttcattctctctctttttccctttgtgtctatttctccctctctcttttttttggcacacacacaaacacacatgctacAGGTCGTTTTGACGACGTGCTGGTTCGGCACCAAGTGAAGTACCTGGGGCTGATGGAACACCTTAGGGTCAGACGGGCAGGTTTTGCATACCGACGCCGCTACGAGTTGTTTCTGCAGAGGTAGGCCAACAGAACTTGTTGCTTTAGTAGACCACATTGATTACTTTGTAGAAACAATATTTTCCTTATAACATTAGGCTTCACCGGCAAATGATTCGACCAGAATCTTTGAAAGATTTTGCCTTTACTTGAGCTGTTGATATCAAATAATGAATTAATTTCTTTATTCTGTCCCCTTGGGTAATGTTGTGTTGCATTTTAACACAAACAAGCACAGGCATTACAGGCATTCCAAATACTGTACATCTAGGACAATGAGGTGATGTGTGATCCACCTCCAGATACAAGCCCCTATGCCCAGCCACCTGGCCCCATTGGAGAGGAGTGGCTGCAGAAGGAGTGGAAGTGCTGGTGCAGCACCTGGGATACCTACCAGATGAGTACAAAATGGGCAGGTGAGAGCAGTTTGGGCAACTCATTTCTCCTCCACTAGATTGGTTCTTACAAATCTCTGTTACTTTTCCATTTCACTCTAGAACCAAGATATTTATCCGCCACCCCAGGACACTTTTTGCCACAGAAGATGCCTTCGAGGTCTGCAAACATAAACTTGGTAAGGGCATGAAAGCTAAGAGAAATCAAGAGATTTTATTTACTTGCATAGAGATTTCAATATTATTAATGGGTATTACAGCATCAAGGATTCAGGCCCAGTACAAGGGATACCGGCAAAAAGGAGAATTCAGAAGACAGAAAGAAGCTGGTAAGTGACAGCAAAGCTACATGgatgtggtcctctgtagctcagttggaagagcatggcacttgcaacaccaggatagtgggttcgatttcCAGGACCactgatacagtgccttcagaaagtattcataccccttgactttttcacacattttgttacgttacagccttattctaaaatgtattaaatacataaaaatcctcagtaatctacacacaatgccccataatgacaaagcgaaaacaggtttttagaattttctgtaaatgtataaaaactaattacccttttctatgagactcgaaattgaactcaggtgcatcctgtttccattgatcatccttgagatgtttctacaacttggagtccacctgtggtaaattcaattgattggacatgatttggaaaggcacacacctgtcaatataaggtcccacaggtgacagtgcatatcagagcaaaaaccaagccatgaggtccaaggaattgtccgtagagctccgagacaggattgtgtcgaggcacagatctgtggaagagtaccaaaaaatgtctgcagcattgaaggtcccccaagaacacagtggcctccatcatttttaaatggaagaagtttggaaccaccaagactcttcctagagctggcttcccggccaaactgaacaatcgggggagaagagccttggtcagggaggtgaacaagaacccgatggtcactctgatagagctctagatttcctctgtggagatgggagaaccttccagaaggacaaccatctctgcagcactccaccaatcaggccttttaaggtaaagtggccagacggaagccactcctcagtaaaaagcaccacagcccgcttggagttttccaaaaggcaccaaaagactctcagaccatgagaagcaagattgtctggtctgatgaaaccaagattgaactctttggcctgaatgccaagcgtcacatctggaggaaaactggcaccatcctacggtgaagcatggtggtggcagaatcatgctgtggggatgtttttcagcggcagggactgggagactagtcaggatctagggaaagatgaacggagcaaagtataatcaagtcaaatcaaattttattggtcacatacacatggttagcagtgtagcggaatgcttgtgcttctagttctgacagtgcagtaatatctagcatgtaatctaacaaattcacaataactaccttatacacacaattgtaaagggatgaataagaatatatacatatacatttatggatgagcgatggccgtgcggcataggcaagatgcagtagatggtatagaatacagtatatacagtacatatgagatgagaaatgTAGGATATTtcgacattattaaagtgccgttatttaaagtgatcagtgatacctttattaaatccatttattaaatgtattaaagtggccagagatttgagtctgtatgttggcagcagccactctatgttggtgatggctgtttagcagtctgatggccttgagatagaagctgtttttcagtctctctgtcccagctttgatgcacctgtactgacctcgccttctggatgatagcggggtgaacaggcagtggctcgttgttgtccttgatgatctttttggccttcctgtgacatcaggtgctgtaggtgtcctggagggcaggtagtttgcccccggtgatgcgttgtgcagaccgcaccaccctctggagagtcttgCGGTTGTGGACAGAACAGTTGCCgttccaggcggtgatacagcccgacaggatgctctcgattgtgcatctgtaaaagtttgtgagtgttttaggtgacaagccgaatttcttcagcctcctgaagttgaagaggcgctgtcgcaccttcttcaccacgctgtctgtgtgggtggaccatttcagtttgtcagtgatgtgtacgccaaggaacttaactttccaccttctccactccactagagagatattttgatgaaaacctgctccagagcactcgggacctcagactggggtgaaggttccccttccaacaggacaatgacaatgaagaatgggagaaactccccaaatataggtgtgccaagtttgtagcgtcatacccaagaagactcgatgctgtaatcacagccaaaggtgcttcaacaaagtactgagtaaagggtctgaatacttatgtaaatgtcatctTTCATTTAGTTTATTTCTTATAAATTACCTAAaatttcttaacctgtttttgctttgtcattatgggttattgtgtgtagattgaggaaaacaaCTATTTagtagaataaagctgtaacgtaagaaaatgtggaaaaagtcaaggggtctgaatactttccaaaggcactgtatgtagacaAATGTTTGGATGCATgtctaagtcgctttggataaaatcaTCTGCTAAACGGCATAGATATATTATATATCATAATGTGTGTAACATGACAGGATAAACAGTGTGTCTTTTTGGAGAGCAGAAACATTGTAGGCAAGATACAGTATATATTCATGTCACTGGCCATGCAAACATCTACAGACATTCAATA
Proteins encoded in this window:
- the myo1ha gene encoding unconventional myosin-Ih is translated as MEGALTARDRVGIQDFVLLDTHTSETAFLGNLKKRFSEDLIYTYIGTLLVSVNPYKELDIYSKKQMDIYMGVNFFELPPHIYALADNAYHTMMTEANNHFILISGESGAGKTEASKKILQYYAVSCPSTTLLDSVRDRMLVSNPVLEAFGNAKTLKNDNSSRFGKYMDIQFDIQGDAVGGHILSYLLEKSRVVHQNHGERNFHIFYQLVEGGEEDLLHQLGLESNCQYYSYLVQDECANVTSINDKNDWKTVRNALSVIDFDESDIQHLFGIIASVLHLGNVQFEADSKGYATLNKNTELRWVSTLLGINVQVLQEGLTYRKIEAKTDEVLSPFTVDHAIYARNALAKAIYGRTFTWLVNKINDSMENKEPSRKTVIGLLDIYGFEVFYVNSFEQFCINYCNEKLQQLFIQLTLKSEQEEYEAEGIGWEPVQFFNNKIICDLVEEKHRGIISVLDEECLRPGEATDFTFLEKLEEKMGSHPHFITHKLSDKKIRKTLDRGDFRLLHYAGEVTYGVVGFIDKNNDMLYRNIKDVMRQSKNAIVRECFASTESDSRRRPETVASQFKSSLLGLTDILMSKEPWYVRCLKSNESKQPGRFDDVLVRHQVKYLGLMEHLRVRRAGFAYRRRYELFLQRYKPLCPATWPHWRGVAAEGVEVLVQHLGYLPDEYKMGRTKIFIRHPRTLFATEDAFEVCKHKLASRIQAQYKGYRQKGEFRRQKEAATKIETCWRGVQARKEKERRQWAVKVIKKFIKGYMTRGEAKTTDNSEYLAFVRQNYLNRLKDNLPKTVLDKISWLTPPPVLTEASAILRQLHMCVMVTRYVRGITAQQKAQLQLKGITSVIFKGKKDSYPQSVSQPFVDTRISEQDINMKVLQIIRHERIKYSVPVVKYDRNGFKPRPRQLILTQTAAYVVDEAKIKQKVQYTTLKGVSVSTLSDGIIIFHIASEDVKQKGDLVIQCDHLFEVLTKLSVVANKQSAINVVQGSISFQIQAGKEGIVDFSSGQESMVYKDKNGHLMVVSTRTKAR